A stretch of Ipomoea triloba cultivar NCNSP0323 chromosome 13, ASM357664v1 DNA encodes these proteins:
- the LOC116002643 gene encoding uncharacterized protein LOC116002643, whose amino-acid sequence MESHRNFATNTIGFCLLPSELIQHIILRLALPEIIRLKTVNKSIFSTIISDEDFARDYNLLSSSATWLFVYRKRWRRDAVLHGFTGGSDRWFKILIGDMLKPVIPPGEDVYFLTASGNIFLFALNTSQEVISVDILTRVVKKIPPSPLGPRGTSSWRRSGMKLLSCPRETKHFRFLFAEICENGPVLFEYDSKIDKWHSWEAEEVIGDLPHSLKRDNYIFLSTSNSRLGSTIIATGPQRDKTMILRPRYVERENEGGHLVVGFSWRNVMNRLHVYGDANMLIVASENACGTGELVRMLKGIELWGLSSNGRRWELVSRLPNGLIDKIRKPYGAMMGCMQERDGIIRAILMSNLEGSWNIIWLSYDKRLDLWEWLPLPDSQMKGSNLAGITFSSGLTLS is encoded by the coding sequence ATGGAAAGTCACCGGAATTTTGCCACAAACACCATCGGATTTTGCTTGCTTCCCTCCGAGCTCATACAGCACATAATTCTCCGGCTAGCCTTGCCGGAGATCATTCGACTGAAAACCGTGAATAAATCCATTTTCTCGACTATTATCTCCGACGAAGATTTTGCCCGGGATTACAATCTCCTTTCCAGCTCCGCCACGTGGCTGTTCGTCTACCGGAAGCGGTGGAGGCGCGACGCGGTGCTCCACGGATTCACCGGAGGTTCCGACCGGTGGTTCAAGATTCTGATCGGAGATATGTTGAAGCCGGTGATTCCGCCGGGTGAAGATGTTTATTTTTTGACTGCTTCGGGTAATATTTTCCTGTTTGCTTTGAACACTAGCCAGGAAGTTATTTCCGTTGACATTTTGACCAGGGTAGTTAAAAAGATTCCCCCGAGTCCTCTAGGACCACGTGGCACTTCATCGTGGCGACGATCCGGTATGAAATTACTTTCTTGTCCTCGTGAGACAAAACACTTTCGATTTTTATTTGCTGAAATATGTGAAAACGGTCCTGTTTTATTCGAGTATGATTCCAAAATTGACAAATGGCACTCTTGGGAAGCAGAAGAAGTTATTGGAGATTTACCGCATAGTCTCAAAAGAGATAATTATATCTTTTTAAGCACTTCTAATAGTCGTCTCGGAAGCACTATTATTGCAACCGGACCTCAGCGCGACAAAACTATGATTTTGCGACCAAGATATGTTGAAAGGGAGAATGAGGGTGGTCATCTTGTAGTTGGGTTTAGTTGGAGAAACGTAATGAACCGTCTACATGTGTACGGTGACGCAAATATGTTGATCGTCGCATCAGAAAATGCCTGTGGCACAGGTGAATTAGTGAGGATGTTGAAGGGCATAGAGTTGTGGGGGTTGAGCTCAAATGGGAGGAGATGGGAATTGGTTTCAAGGCTACCAAATGGTCTAATTGATAAAATTAGAAAGCCATATGGGGCTATGATGGGATGTATGCAAGAAAGGGATGGCATAATTAGGGCTATCTTGATGTCCAATTTGGAGGGCTCATGGAACATAATTTGGCTAAGTTATGATAAGAGATTGGACCTATGGGAATGGCTTCCTTTGCCTGATTCCCAAATGAAGGGTTCAAACTTAGCAGGAATTACATTTTCTTCTGGACTAACTTTATCTTAG